The following is a genomic window from Dermacentor variabilis isolate Ectoservices chromosome 11, ASM5094787v1, whole genome shotgun sequence.
caagtaatatgacaaagcgatcacattttagatattgctcgatacattcaaaaaacaaaaatcgatcattcacattgtttggcgcataaacgcatacgagccgccacaaatcgtgggaaaaagaaaaatctacaataagcaagcggccagtttcagaaacagttacactttcttcaataataccagcactcttccgtattaacaacgcacatccgcctgatgtgccattcgcatggcacacgcacacattgtaatgcgccgtgaaaggcgtcaccatgcgatcggtctgctcttgggtttcgaccttagtttcttgtaaggcaactacatcgagttccttctccatacacaagcggctaagttgatactgcctccttcgcgctccaaggccacggacatttaacgtggcaactctcagtgctctctctagtttcaccgccatttatctgcaaaagcaagccgatcgcacggtgtcgctgaagaacaagcgatccagacacactgtagaaaaatttgcatgcataacttttgcactgaaaaccgctcgatccacacgcgtacctttagagcgtacgcgaagcccgatttcaaaaaggacgccatctcttcacgacgttagtccgggcgccccagtaggcgccgagtcctacttaggcggttttgccgccggccgtctgtccggcgggatgtttggcttcgggcgcacgggcacacgacgacccgcctgcgcttttggcggcggctcgtctttggccccgttgtcaaggttgccgtccaggctgccgtccaggttgccggtcgagtccctcgctcttttcatagccacattgcttgcactcgattcttcgacgtccatcaagggagttgccggtccgtgctccgtggcggcctcctcggcagtggcggattttgcggccgattcttctttggctccttcgtcgcatgccctttgcactgcatctttcgggctcgtaggcagcacatttaccaccttcgtggctttagcagccggcacataaggtgttgcaactatgtccgccggtggtactagcacgcgggaagcctcatcaacgtcagcctcatccattaacaggtcagccacgtcctctcgaagcgcaggtcctgcgacggatgcgtaagtcttaacacattccgtatcctggtggccgtagcgacggcatactgcacatttcgggacgcggccgtcacgtcggacatgtccggtgtttcggcacttcaggcaaaggggtgctctgcccggtaccacaactagggtctgctcaccagctacacgaagttgatggggcaggtcttctacggtcatacccgtcttcagaaccagggacaccgcccgtgtcgacgatgctttatcttgaactccttgaacacgccacttttcATGGAAAACGTCCGTGACCTTTCCGAACGGTAACAGGGCTGTCCGTATATCCTCGTCCGACACGTTATGGAGCATCCAATGCAACTTCAGCCGCATGGCCTGATTGGCAGGATCAACGACAATGCACCGATGTTCATTCACCTTGAGGTTCTTGGCGCTTGAGAGTTTTTTCACGCCTTCGTcgctcttgaaagtaaccgcccaaacgtggctcatctgatacgcccctagggcgatgacatcggcaagtaggcctaagctagccaacgcatctcggaaatgttccacacgatacggcctggcacgcacatccgcatgcagaaaaactgtatttaaaactatccgacctgtcggcaattgaggcagcaaaacttggtattccgggtcttctgaggcaaaactcctggtaccgcggccctgctgggccgctgaagccgctcctacggagctcatgatcggcacgtccgctcgctagcgcggcagaaagccctcactataccaccgacgcgtgtttccagttgttccaagcagtcctacttcagttgttaattgcaacaagagtgtcaacacagccggaataaaatgacgccaaatgcacggaatgcattaattagccaaatgcagtgccttcgcaacatggtaatctagcactgtatttcttttttctccttttccacgatagaacaccacgcttaatacgaataaaagtaaaggtcgatttcacacatgccactgataatatctagagatacggggagctgacgtgtgggcatgtgcacaagatatttgcgtcggccgggaatcgaacccgggtcaactgcttggaaggcagctatgctaaccactataccaccgacgcgtgtttccggttgttccaagcagtcctacttcagttgttaattgcaacaagagtgtcaacacagccggaataaaatgatgcacaatgcacggaatgcattaattagccaaatgcagcgccttcgcaacatggttatctagcagtgtattgcttttttctccttttccacgatagaacaccacgcttaattcGAATAAAAgggaaggtcgatttcacacatgccactgataatatctagagatacggggagctgacgtgtgggcatgtgcacaaaatatttgcgtcggccgggaatcgaacccgggtcaactgcttggaaggcagctatgctaaccactataccaccgacgcgtgtttccagttgttccaagcagtcctacttcagttgttaattgcaacaagagtgtcaacacagccggaataaaatgacgccaaatgcacggaatgcattaattagccaaatgcagtgccttcgcaacatggtaatctagcactgtatttcttttttctccttttccacgatagaacaccacgcttaatacgaataaaagtaaaggtcgatttcacacatgccactgataatatctagagatacggggagctgacgtgtgggcatgtgcacaagatatttgcgtcggccgggaatcgaacccgggtcaactgcttggaaggcagctatgctaaccactataccaccgacgcgtgtttccggttgttccaagcagtcctacttcagttgttaattgcaacaagagtgtcaacacagccggaacaaaatgatgcacaatgcacggaatgcatttattagccaaatgcagcgccttcgcaacatggttatctagcagtgtattgcttttttctccttttccacgatagaacaccacgcttaattcGAATAAAAgggaaggtcgatttcacacatgccactgataatatctagagatacggggagctgacgtgtgggcatgtgcacaaaatatttgcgtcggccgggaatcgaacccgggtcaactgcttggaaggcagctatgctaaccactataccaccgacgcgtgtttccagttgttccaagcagttctacttcagttgttaattgcaacaagagtgtcaacacagccggaataaaatgatgcacaatgcacggaatgcattaattagccaaatgcagtgccttcgcaacatggtaatctagcactgtatttcttttttctccttttccacgatagaacgccgcgcctaatgcgaataaaagtgaacgtcgatttcacacatgccactgatcaTATCAAGACAAACGGGGAGCTGacctgtgggcatgtgcacaaaatatttgtgtcggccgggaatcgaacccgggtcaactgcttggaaggcagctatgctaaccactataccaccgacgcgtgtttccagttgttccaagcagtcctacttcagttgttaattgcaacaagagtttcaacacagccggaataaaatgatgcacaatgcacggaatgcattatttagccaaatgcagcgccttcgcaacatggtaatctagcactgtatttcttttttcaccttttccacgatagaacaccactcttaatacgaataaaagtgaaggtcgatttcacacatgccactgataatatctagagatacggggagctgacgtgtgggcatgtgcacaaaatatttgcgtcggccgggaatcgaacccgggtcaactgcttggaaggcagctatgctaaccactataccaccgacgcgtgtttccagttgttccaagcagtcctacttcagttgttaattgcaacaagagtgtcaacacagccggaataaaatgacgccaaaTGCTCGGAGTGCAtctattagccagatgcagtgccttcgcaacatggtaatctagcactgtatttcttttttccccttttccacgatagaacaccactctgaatacgaataaaagtgaaggtcgatttcacacatgccactgataatatctagagatacggggagctgacgtgtgggcatgtgcacaaaatatttgcgtcggccgggaatcgaacccgggtcaactgcttggaaggcagctatgctaaccactataccaccgacgctttttttttctttattgccagtcctcgacataacacaacacaaattcctaaatgatataaacaaggaccaaagaagcaaaaagggatgaatacacgaacggaacaaggaacagtaatatttacattcgctgccgtccgctactgtggcacgacgttgttggattaaaattcctttagtgctgtaaggggttcaaccctcgccagccactcaggaacaggctgttgcatcttgatcacttccacataccgttgcatggattcacaaaagtacagacgcgccggtcgggcatccgggtcacaatggtaacccgccattcttgcgcgccataaactgtggaggcccgtaagcatgatcaggtcgtacggaaaccttcgtcgtcatatactggcagaaacctgattccgtggggatctataggtagctccttttttagagtcctttgtagcacgtcccagaaaaagaccccttcccaacagtggatgaagacgtgatctatgctttctgtttttttacatataaggcagtgggttccccatggcatgtagaacccacgttgttcaaggaagattttaacaggcacagtaccagtgtgtaatttaaaaaagaacgatttagtggctggttgaactggcatcttctttacccttttcaatacatctaggcctgggcctccactgtacggggctctgtacataggtaccagcaaaacactgtcacataaatcacgatataactttttccgttttacactccacaaatatgcactcgaaaaacgaacacgcaaaaaggaaacactctgaactatttcccgaaagaaaccacggactggtcctggcattatttccgtacctacaacgaattcgggaagtgatctggacagcctcatttggatcaccgtgcgcagaaatgggtcgtttgtatctcgaaagaaggagaatctattcaccagttgacgcaagaagaggtgcgccaaccccagaccaccatccttcacgcgccggaagagattgtctcggctacatcgctcccagcttgatgcccacacgaatacagcgaacacgcggtgcagtttctgcacattaatacgagagcactgtagtacctgcattacgtaccagatctttgtcacgagaaacatgttgcacgctgtagctctcgcgaatattgacaagtaacaggcgttccatcggtcggctttttcttttagttgttttgtccgctccttccagtactcgctactgtccttgtaggcatcaaggggtgctccaaggtacttaactggcgtcgtgacccagtttaccttcgaaaagtggtctggtggagacgcccatcttccatgccaaaaccccaaacatttctgccagttaacgtagctgttagtgacgttaccaaactttttgacgatattaacagtattcaatacactttgtttgtccttacagcacacagccacatcgtcagcgtatgccagtagcttcacttctgctgattgaagactaaaccccttaatacattcattttcaatgatggccagacatagcgtttctatgtagacacaaaacaggagtggactgagtggacaaccctggcgaacggagcgcttcacgttaatgggggcccccaacatctgattaattataagtctggtatagcagctccggtacgccatggtcaccccttcagtgattatgtggccaaaattaacgtgttcaaggacggtaagcaatatgtcgtgagaaacacaatcaaacgccttctccaagtctagctggaggatggctactgcgtCGCACATGGCGTcgcaacactccagcacacacttcattttatggatgttagtgaaaatggttcttccacgaataccacacgtctggtgtgggccgactacttcctgaataactgactggacccgtcgtgccaacaccttcatcaatattttgtagtcacagttagtgagcgctatgggtctgtaggaggaaagttgcttgagcttttcggtctcttctgttttcggtattagtactgtatgggactggccaaaggatggtggaagtattttcacttcatatgcttcattgaaaactgctgttaagataggagctaggtggcttttgaacgatttgaaccatgcggcacaaagaccgtctggacctggcgacttcccaggattcaggtcttcgatggctttcatcacttcatgttctgttaatggtcgttctaaggtttctttaacctcactcgacagctgtgggattcgttgcaaaaataatttcttgaaatcgtgcatgttgacaggcctgaatgtaaaaagttctttgtaatgctcaaagaaagcacgccctatattattgttatccgttaataccaccccttcatattcgatagcctcaatctgcttacgtctcgagtgctttttttctaaccccagtgctcttttcgttggcgtttccccgcatgatagcctttctgctctggcgcgcactagcgcacctcggaagcgatcttcgtcgaatacctcgagcttcttcttaacggcgcgcatatcttgttgataggcgccaggttgcatgcattcaagcttcgcaaatttttctagcaatgttgttaaatccttttctctggccttttgttcatatcgcagtacgctacttctttcgattgccttcaatttaatgctttgcttcagcaactcccattcctcaccaaatttcgtaggactgtctgttccaaaagaattcagagcagccactacattttcgttaaaagtttcatcccgtaacagctctgcattcaatttccacagttcccagacgaacttgtttcgttctttcttcctggccaccgtgcattttaccaggcagtggtcagaatatgatatggccgtaaatgtgtagcactggcatttttcaactaaatcatatgaaagatagatacggtctaagcgtgcgtgacttgtgccctgaaagtgagtgtagcttacgtctccgtgaccgcgaaaacattctgcgatatcttctaattcgaattcgtgtgtgatctgcgccaggatatcactacttctgtcacaaaccacgcgacgcgtagacctatcctcagctttcaatacgcagttgaagtcgcctacacaggctatcattttttgcacatgtaaatgatgctttaaactcaaaaagaaatttgccctctcttgcacagtattaggcgcataaatgcaaaacacgcgccattggacattacaatagctgaagtcacaaaagacaagtcgaccagaagtacaggagaagtaaccatctataacaagaccagggagcttcctcacgaacagcacacacccggCCGAattccctaaggcgtggctcactaccgtatagtagttatacgtgaacctttgcaccatgctcccggtctcctactcgccgtctaccttggtttcttgcacggctaaaacgtcgaggtcgtggtccactagtagtctgtaaacctgactctgtttccttttggcggccagacctcgaacgtttagcgtgccgaggctaagcgacgggttggtagccattattggtgaaaaccggaggggagaaggcccggagcatggtgctcaccttaacgtctagctgaccgctaggcgcctccgtggccatccggcggccgtcgcccgggttcctctttggtcggcttcggggtaagcctacggtcagtctccaggttcggcttaggcttgagggtggagcgccttccaggtagcgtcttagcgggtggtgcctcggagtcaccgccggcctttccgtcgactttctcctcgtgctgcagggatctcttgaccggtgccgagacggattcgacgcgggcgctagcagaggtcgcgttgtcgtccgcctctgcctgcgttgcatccgtagctggctggtggctctcattttcttgcggggccgtcttcacgctctcgactgtagctgctggttctttggggggagggatattccttcctccttcgggttgcttggtcgtcgcgccggtttctgccgccactttgctgtttccagctcccgtggccgcttcctccgcctcggtcacgtccattacatggtctaacgtcgacggctcgctctccgccgaacccgcggctactgcgtatgaacgcacacagtccgcgtcgttgtgtccaaaacgcctgcaccgcgagcaacggggaaccttgcattcacgacgaacgtggccagagccccggcagcgcaggcactgcatgggacgtcctggggctaccaccagcgcaagctcgccggcgacgcggatctggtggggcaggtcgtcgactttcattcctgccttcagctgcagcagcactgctcgggtcgtcgagcccttgtcggaaacgccatccactcgccagcgctcccgggtcacttccg
Proteins encoded in this region:
- the LOC142563434 gene encoding uncharacterized protein LOC142563434, yielding MSSVGAASAAQQGRGTRSFASEDPEYQVLLPQLPTGRIVLNTVFLHADVRARPYRVEHFRDALASLGLLADVIALGAYQMSHVWAVTFKSDEGVKKLSSAKNLKVNEHRCIVVDPANQAMRLKLHWMLHNVSDEDIRTALLPFGKVTDVFHEKWRVQGVQDKASSTRAVSLVLKTGMTVEDLPHQLRVAGEQTLVVVPGRAPLCLKCRNTGHVRRDGRVPKCAVCRRYGHQDTECVKTYASVAGPALREDVADLLMDEADVDEASRVLVPPADIVATPYVPAAKATKVAVSTLFLQLTTAKEAAEGADAVYISGNEDLKGKEAAGGADAQSTSLEMKTEKVNSEGSDNGDVPDTAVPSAMVQVKEIGVDATSAFSTIQATPTTMVDETVSISALRFVHTGLDCVTTYASITGKATKDAYAELIMDEADAEEAAGGRKQADTKSANQEVAPTGAWKGVFADNTTPQANGVPVTGETQEADKVKPIEAASGAEAEADAEPMELEPGASTKRPREDAGNERGKPRASSGEEPPTKTVVKTGLQLGRRASFKPKPSLPPDRKTEGNKPS